One Chiloscyllium plagiosum isolate BGI_BamShark_2017 chromosome 12, ASM401019v2, whole genome shotgun sequence DNA window includes the following coding sequences:
- the LOC122555543 gene encoding claudin-8-like: MVLLRLTLGQRRFCAVTGEEMVSSPLQIVSLVLAVIGLVGTCAVTGLPQWSVTAFIGSKLVVFERNCEGLWMSCVQQATFRMQCKFYDSFLILRPELQAGRALMCTAVALAFLSILVAAMGMKCTRGGIPDEQVKSRLLIGAGVLLILTGIVVLIPVSWTANIIIRNFYNPLVLEARKRELGEALYLGWATAGFLLAAGVILCCSCVNGQKRSYSYRPGQQGKQPPKQTTKKIPSMYSKSEFV; the protein is encoded by the coding sequence ATGGTTCTTCTACGGCTCACTTTAGGACAGCGAAGATTTTGCGCTGTAACTGGAGAAGAAATGGTGAGTTCTCCTCTGCAAATAGTTAGCCTGGTCCTGGCGGTCATTGGCTTGGTCGGGACGTGTGCAGTGACAGGGCTGCCCCAGTGGAGCGTGACCGCCTTCATCGGGAGCAAGCTGGTGGTCTTTGAGAGGAACTGTGAGGGTTTATGGATGAGCTGCGTCCAGCAGGCAACTTTCCGAATGCAGTGCAAGTTCTACGACTCGTTCCTGATCCTGAGGCCGGAGCTGCAGGCTGGCCGGGCGCTGATGTGCACTGCTGTGGCGCTGGCTTTCCTGAGCATCCTCGTGGCCGCCATGGGAATGAAATGTACTCGCGGTGGGATTCCGGATGAACAGGTAAAGAGCCGCCTGTTGATAGGCGCTGGCGTTCTGCTGATCCTCACAGGAATTGTCGTCCTGATCCCCGTTTCTTGGACCGCCAACATAATCATTCGGAATTTCTACAACCCGCTGGTTTTGGAAGCAAGGAAACGTGAACTTGGCGAAGCCCTGTACCTGGGCTGGGCGACTGCCGGCTTCCTGCTGGCTGCTGGGGTCATCCTTTGCTGTTCATGTGTCAACGGACAGAAAAGGAGTTACAGTTATCGACCTGGGCAACAGGGGAAACAGCCCCCAAAACAGACAACAAAGAAAATTCCCAGCATGTACTCCAAAAGCGAATTTGTCTAA